In Nilaparvata lugens isolate BPH unplaced genomic scaffold, ASM1435652v1 scaffold6155, whole genome shotgun sequence, a genomic segment contains:
- the LOC120356206 gene encoding uncharacterized protein LOC120356206: protein MIVKKICIRNGDNLREKDLDGFLELYKADWSRQISNKAILSINEGRYNKGAMLPNSNDMRILGDFLQKEREAAVDNLKREANAQTYKALVKVALASITIFNRKRAGDAHSVTIDYYVNKTREPPHQGVLDCLTEDEKSLLTKFTRLESRGKQESKIPILLPETMVEMIDLMISLRNICGVKPENKFLFAVPGTPNSYYRCSDVIREMRNRAGTKYTERITQPPCVKSSHSRSCLWLNERTSRRAG, encoded by the exons ATGATTGTGAAAAAAATCTGTATCCGTAATGGTGACAATTTAAGAGAAAAGGATTTGGATGGCTTCTTAGAGCTTTACAAGGCGGACTGGAGTCGGCAGATTTCGAACAAAGCCATACTCAGTATCAATGAGGGGAGGTACAATAAAGGAGCAATGCTGCCGAACTCGAATGACATGAGAATTCTGGGGGATTTCCTACAG AAAGAAAGAGAGGCAGCCgttgataatttgaaaagagAAGCCAACGCACAAACTTATAAGGCTCTGGTGAAAGTGGCGCTGGCCAGCATCACAATATTCAATCGTAAGAGAGCTGGAGACGCTCACAGCGTTACTATCGATTACTATGTTAACAAAACGCGTGAGCCTCCTCACCAAGGAGTGCTAGACTGCTTGACTGAGGACGAAAAGTCACTCCTCACCAAGTTTACCAGACTCGAAAGCAGGGGAAAGCAGGAATCTAAGATCCCCATCCTGCTCCCCGAGACTATGGTAGAGATGATAGATTTGATGATAAGTTTGAGAAATATTTGTGGGGTGAAGCCCGAGAACAAGTTCCTATTCGCGGTACCCGGCACTCCCAACTCGTATTATCGATGCTCCGATGTAATAAGGGAAATGAGAAATAGAGCTGGGACAAAATACACGGAAAGAATCACACAACCTCCATGCGTAAAAAGCAGCCACTCTCGCAGCTGCCTGTGGCTTAACGAGAGAACAAGTAGAAGAGCTGGCTAG